The following DNA comes from Nitrospira sp..
TCGGCCAAGTCGCGCAGGATGCCGGCCAGGGTGTCGGTATCGCGCGCATGGAGCCCGATCGTGGGTTCGTCCAACACGTACAAGGTGCCGACGAGACGGGACCCGAGTTGATTGGCCAAGGCGATGCGCTGCGCTTCCCCGCCAGACAGGGTTTTGGTCTGCCGGGAGAGCGTCAAGTAGCCGAGCCCCACACGCAGCAGGAAGTTCAGCTTGTTCTCCAGTTGGCGCAGGATGTCCTTAGCCACTTCGGCATCGAATGCCGGCAGGGCCAGGCGGGCAAACCATGCCGCCGCGGCTTCGATGGTCAACTCGTTGAGCTGGACGAAGTCGTGCCCGGTCACCATCACAAACCGCACGGCCGGTTTGAGTCGACTGCCCTGGCATGTGGGGCAGACGGCGGGGCTGCGGTAGCGGCTCAACAGCACACGCACGTGGAGTTTGTAGCGTTTGGTTTCCAGATAGTCGAAATATTGCCGGATGCCCTCCACCTGTTCGCTGCCTTCCCAAATGAGCTGTTGGACCTTAGGGGATAGATCCTGAAACGGCGTCGTGAGATCGACATCCATCCTTTTCATGGCGAGCAACAGCTGTTGTTGCCACCAGTCCGACCCCGGTTTGCTCCAGGGTTCGATGGCACCACCGGCCAGTGACTTGCTGCGATCGGGGATGACGAGGTCCCGGTCATACCTGAGGATATTGCCGAAGCCCTTGCATTCGGGGCACGCCCCAAGGGGATGGTTGAAGGAAAATAACAGAGGACGCAGGGGCTCGAAGCCTCGCCCACAGCCCTGGCAACGAAAATGGGTGCTATATGTGCGCAATCCCTGACCGATGACGTCGACGTGGCAGAGACCCTCTGCCTCCTGAAAGGCGACCTCGATGGCCTCGATGAGGCGATGGCGGTTGTCCGGTCTCAGCACCAGGCGATCCACGATGACGTGAATCCCGGACGTGCGCGTCTCAGGGAGGGACGTCTGGTCATGGAGGTCCACGATCTCGTCGCCGCAACGCAACCGGGTGAAGCCGCGTTTCATGAGCGCGTCCATCAACGACCGGTCGTGGCCGGGCCCCAGGTCTTTGACGGGGAACAGCACCATGGCCCTCGCGTCAGGGAATTGCGCGAGCAACTCCTCCGCCAGGGAGCCGGGATGATAACCGCGAGCTTCCTGGCGGCAGTCGGGGCATACGGGTTTGCCGATTTTGGCGAACAGGAGCCGCAAGAGATCGGCGAGTTCAGTGGCGGTGCCGACGGTGGAGCGAGCGGTGCGAATGGGATTCTTTTGCTCGATGGCAATCGCCGGGCGAATGTTGAGCAGGCGGTCGACGTCGGGGCGGTTCACCTTGTCGAGAAACATGCGCGCATAGGTCGAGAGGGACTCGACATAACGCCACTGTCCTTCGGCGAACAGGGTGTCGAAGGCCAGGGACGATTTGCCAGACCCTGAGAGGCCCGTGATGGCCGTCACCTTGTTGTGCGGAATGCGGAGCGAGATGTTCTTGAGGTTGTTCTGACGTGCCCCTTCGATGATCAGTTCGTCGGCTGGTCGATTCGGGGGGGTACGGGGTGCCACGCTGGAGCGCTCCTCTCGAAGAATGACCGACCATCGTAACAAGTGCAGGGGGCTACCGCAACGATGTGCCTGCGCCATGTGTCAGGCTACCTGTGATCCTCCGCCGGGTCTTCGTATAATGGCCGCCTCAGAGGGGAGGGACATATGTTCGATCGCGATGCCTATCTTATCCGTATCGAGTATCAAGGGCCGGCGACTCCGTCCGTGGAGGCCCTGCGGGGGTTACATCGAGCCCATGTGATGACCGTGCCGTTTGAAAATCTAAATATTCATCTTGGCCGGCCCGTCTCGCTGGACCCCTCCGACCTGTTTCGGAAGATTGTTGTCGAGCGACGGGGTGGATACTGTTTCGAGCTCAATGGCCTGTTTGCGCTCTTGTTGGAAGATATAGGCTTTACCGTCACCAGGCTCGCGGCTCGGGTGTTGTATGGTACGGAAGGGATGCGGCCACGGAGTCATCAGTTGCTGCTGGTTCATCTGGGGGAGGAGCGCTGGCTTGCGGACGTCGGGTTCGGAGGGCAGGGATTACGTGAGCCGTTCCCTTTCATGGCTGGTCTGGAGCAACGGCAAGGACCGGATCAATTCAGGCTCGCGACAGACGAACGGAAAGAGTCTGTGCTGCAATGGCACATGGAGGAAACCTGGGTCGATCTCTATTCTTTTGCGCTCGATCCTTGGTTGCCAGTGGACTACAGCTTCGCAAACTATTACCACTCGCACTCACCGGACTCTCTCTTCACGCAACAGCGCATCTGCACGATGCCGACGCCTGAGGGGCGGACGTCACTCATCGACAACGTGCTGAAGGTGCGAGGACGAGACGGCAAGCAGGAACGTCATGTCGCCGGTGAGGAGTACAAACAGCTGCTGCAGCAGCATTTCGGATTGATCATTCACGAGCACGTGAAGTGTTGACGGACTACCTATCAGAACTCACCGGCCGTATATGGGCCCTTGACTCTGGACCCCGTAGTCGCAGATCGTTTCATACACACCATTCGACCTGGTCTGATAGGTCGAGCAACGCCCGCCGTTGTCATCCGAGGAATGACCGATCGGAGTGCGCATCGGTTGTAAGAGGGAGCATCCACTCATCGAGCCGAGCAGGCCGAGCACCATGATGGAACGGATCATCACCGTGCGCCTGCGTGCATGTTCCGGTCCCTCCTGCCTTGATTTCATTCGGCCATTATTCAAAAATCCACCGCATCGAGGCAAGGCTGCCCCCTGCTGGGTTTGGATGTCGAAGGAACCCCAAGCGCGCGGTGCCAGTGCCGAGAAAGATCATGCGTGCCTACTGCGACGCTCAGCAGGGGTGTATCACTAAGCGGCGTCTCGGTTCGCTGGCACCTTGGGTATCTTTTTGAGCATCAATTCTACCCCCTTCGACCTGCGGAAGGATCGCGTGAGCAAGGATGAGCTGAGAACTATCCAGCGTGACTGGAGTTAGGAGGGAGACAGCTATCGCCCATTCCGCAGCCGCTGATACGCGCCAAGTCTCCGGTGATTTTCGTTGTGCGGGAGAAGGCGATGTGGTTCGGCCAAGAAATGGTGCCAGGAACGATGTTCTGACTGTGTTCGCGACGCAGTTGTTTGAGGATGGTGACGACATTCGCATGGTGCACAAGGTATGGGGCCCTATCGATGGGCAGATTAGGATGTCCGGGTCCTGGTCGATGAGCTGATCCAGGAGGTGAGTCACTCCCAGCCACCTTACTAGGTCGGTCTGCGGAGCATGCGACGGGGGTCATGCCGGGCAGGCGATCGTCCTGCCCTGAGTCTGTCGCGGCGTTGGGCTCGCTAGTTGTGCCCGCCCTTTTCCAGCCGGACTGTTTGCGCTGACCAGTCGAGCCTTCCTACCGGCACATTGCGGCCATCGACGGCTTCGATGCGGATCGTGATGGTCGGTCGCGTAACAAGGCGATCGGCCAACGCACTGAGGGGGCGCGTCACATCGATCAGCAGGGTCGGCAGGCGTCGTGGAGCCGATCCTACCGACCGATCCCCCACGATGCCCGCCGAGCCCAATATGACAGGCTCCGCTCCTTCGATGATCGCAGCCGCTCGCAGTTTGAACGGTTGTCCCCCTGCGACGGTCACCCCCTTCAGCACCAATCGAACGTGGGAGGCCTGTTGCCACCCGGTCGGCAAGTCGACGGAAAACCGGTGCGGTCCTTCCTCCGCCTGAACTGTCAGCGCGGCCAGGATCATGACGCTCGTGAGCCAGGAGATGAGTCCCATGGTTACCGTTCCTCGCGTTCCACCTCTGCGAGGGACAGCGAGACGTCCTTCGCCTGTACTGGGATAACTTTTCTGGCCTCAGGTTTGACTCCGCGCTCAACCAGGGCCAGCCGCACCGGGCCGAGGTTCCCGCTCAGCGCTTCGAGTTTGGCGGTGGAGAGCCTGACGGCGATGTTTCGTGCGTTCTTGGAGATATGCCGCCGCTCCCGATCGTTCAATACGACCGGCACGGTACCGAGATAGCCCTTGCTGCCTGGTCCTTCATCGGCTTTCGCCGCTTCAGGGGTCGCATAGAGTCGATACACCGCACTCTTTTCCATGGGAACGGCGAGGTCGTTCAGGTGCAGTCTCGCACGACCTCCCTGCTCGACAACGTTCATCATCTTAGCACGCGTCTGTCCGGCAAACTTCAGGGTGCGGCTGACGCGCCAGTCGGTCTTGATGGGGAACCAATCGAGGAGGCAGGGAAGCTGCTCCAAGAACTTCGACGGGCCATAGGTGTAGCGCAATTGGGTGTCGTGGGTTAGGACCTGCGAGGCTTTGATCGACCGCCACACTTTGTTTTCGTCGAAGAAATTCCATGTCAGGTTCAAGAAGGCCGTTGCCGTCGGGTTCGTGTGGATGGACGAGGCCTTGTTCCAGTCCGACCACATCTTGTCCACGTTGGCATGATGCGCGTAGAAGACGGGATCTTTCCCGGCTGAATCGAAGA
Coding sequences within:
- the uvrA gene encoding excinuclease ABC subunit UvrA, which gives rise to MAPRTPPNRPADELIIEGARQNNLKNISLRIPHNKVTAITGLSGSGKSSLAFDTLFAEGQWRYVESLSTYARMFLDKVNRPDVDRLLNIRPAIAIEQKNPIRTARSTVGTATELADLLRLLFAKIGKPVCPDCRQEARGYHPGSLAEELLAQFPDARAMVLFPVKDLGPGHDRSLMDALMKRGFTRLRCGDEIVDLHDQTSLPETRTSGIHVIVDRLVLRPDNRHRLIEAIEVAFQEAEGLCHVDVIGQGLRTYSTHFRCQGCGRGFEPLRPLLFSFNHPLGACPECKGFGNILRYDRDLVIPDRSKSLAGGAIEPWSKPGSDWWQQQLLLAMKRMDVDLTTPFQDLSPKVQQLIWEGSEQVEGIRQYFDYLETKRYKLHVRVLLSRYRSPAVCPTCQGSRLKPAVRFVMVTGHDFVQLNELTIEAAAAWFARLALPAFDAEVAKDILRQLENKLNFLLRVGLGYLTLSRQTKTLSGGEAQRIALANQLGSRLVGTLYVLDEPTIGLHARDTDTLAGILRDLADQGNTVVVVEHDPLMIQAADHIVEMGPASGEQGGQVVCAAPRAQFLADRSALTARYLRGDDRIPLPKTRRSGNGTVLSIAGAAEHNLKNLLVRIPLHMLVCITGVSGSGKSTLIEETLYRAAARAFRIESLPMGKFQAIKGLEHLNGVRLIDQQPIGRTPRSNPITYLKAFDEIRQLFAAERDALRQGLTPGHFSFNAAGGRCERCEGNGYEKLEMYFFEDIYATCEECSGRRFKPEILAVKYRGKTIHDVLNLTVSDAQAFFSGSPKLTEKLYLLSSIGLGYLRIGQAANTLSGGEAQRLKIAAELKDPSAHNLLYILDEPTTGLHLDDIKKLLAVLHKLVDAGNTLVVVEHNLDVIKTADWVIDLGPEGGVAGGQIVAEGRPEQVAKVAQSHTGRFLAKVLQS
- a CDS encoding arylamine N-acetyltransferase — encoded protein: MFDRDAYLIRIEYQGPATPSVEALRGLHRAHVMTVPFENLNIHLGRPVSLDPSDLFRKIVVERRGGYCFELNGLFALLLEDIGFTVTRLAARVLYGTEGMRPRSHQLLLVHLGEERWLADVGFGGQGLREPFPFMAGLEQRQGPDQFRLATDERKESVLQWHMEETWVDLYSFALDPWLPVDYSFANYYHSHSPDSLFTQQRICTMPTPEGRTSLIDNVLKVRGRDGKQERHVAGEEYKQLLQQHFGLIIHEHVKC
- a CDS encoding tyrosinase family protein, producing FDSAGKDPVFYAHHANVDKMWSDWNKASSIHTNPTATAFLNLTWNFFDENKVWRSIKASQVLTHDTQLRYTYGPSKFLEQLPCLLDWFPIKTDWRVSRTLKFAGQTRAKMMNVVEQGGRARLHLNDLAVPMEKSAVYRLYATPEAAKADEGPGSKGYLGTVPVVLNDRERRHISKNARNIAVRLSTAKLEALSGNLGPVRLALVERGVKPEARKVIPVQAKDVSLSLAEVEREER